GTCTTGTACTGATGGCATAAGTGCCGTAAGACAGGATGTTGAAACCGTTTTGCATCGTACATTAAGGGATTTAGCACCGTTGATTTTTTCTCAACCGGAAACTGGTATTCCAAAAGAAACCGTAATCCAACATATGGGGCGACGTCGATTATCAGCTCATCTGGATGATGGCTCCATTCTGCGTACAAAATTGGCTCCATGGGAACATTATATTTTCCCTCCACTGGAAGGGTCTTTAAAATTAGGGGATCTGCTTTATATAGAAAAAACTGATCGTACTAACCCCGAATCCTACAGACTAGTGCTTACTCCATCATGTGATTTGGTGAGGACGCCCTCCAGAGAGCCCATCGCAAATATTTTATGTGCAAGATTTGAAAAAGCCGATGTATTATTTACAAAAGGAAATGTTAGTAAAAAGAAAGATAAGCTTAAAAATATTCTTTCACAAGGTTTCATTAAGGAATTTATTCCCTTCCCTGGTTTCCCTGGATTAATTCCGCCCATGGTAGCTAATCTTAAAGAGCTTGAGTTAATCGAGTCTAAAATTATCGGAGATGAATCTGCACCAGGTATTCAATATTTGAGAATTGTTTCAATGGATAGTCCTTTCCGTGAACAGATATCTTGGGCTTATTTGAATACTGGGTGTCGTCCAGGTGTTCCAGATCGTGATTTTGAGCTTTGGGCTAGTCAATATCTGCCAGAAGCTGTGGGAGAGGCTAAGAAATGAAGGCCGTTGATTTCTTTTGTGGTGCTGGCGGCCTCACGAAAGGCTTACGGCTTGCAGGTATTAATGTTTTGGTGGGCATTGATCAAGAAGAGCGTTGCCGCGAGACATATAATTTTAATAATAAGCCATCAAAATTTGTATGTTCCGATATCAAAAAAGTTAATATCGATGAACTAACCACGCAAGCCGAGGAATTATGCACAGAACCTAACGAACTACTTTTTGCAGGTTGCGCGCCTTGTCAGCCATTTAGTCCTCAAAGAAAATCAAAGGAATATCGATCAGACACAACTATTCTGGGCGAATTTGGAAGGTTAATAGAGCTTTTTTTGCCTGGACAAATTCTTATGGAAAACGTTCCTGGAATTTCCAGAGTTAAAGGATTTAGTACTTTTAAAAGATTTCTGAAGCTTTTAGATAGGAATGGGTATTCTATTGCCTGGGATATCCTAAATGCAAAAGATTATGGCATACCCCAAAATCGTAATCGTCTGGTACTAATCGCAATGAGAGGGATTAGTGCTACATTACCTGAAAAAACGCACGGGCCAGGACTCTTAAAATATATTACAGTAAAGGATGCGATTGCAAAATTCCCGAGAATAAAGGCCGGAAAATGCGATGCAAATATCCCTAATCACGAAGCGGCATTGTTATCAGAAATAAATTTAGAGCGGTTGAGACATACTCCTCGTAATGGAGGAAGTCGAAATTCTTGGCCGGAAAAGCTGATATTGACATGTCATAAAAAAGGATATAACGGCCATACAGATGTCTACGGTAGGATGTCATGGAATAAGCCAGCACCTACATTGACGGGGAAATGTAATAGTATTTCAAACGGTCGTTATGGACACCCTTCCCAGAATAGAGCCATAACCTTACGTGAAGCGGCTGCATTACAGACTTTTCCTGATGACTATGTTTTTTTTGGCCAAAAAGGTAATATTGCGCAGCAAATCGGAAATGCCGTTCCGGTAGTGCTTGGAAAAATACTCGGAGACCATATAGTTAAACTCAGAGCAAACTCGAAAACGCAAAAGCATTCAGCTGTTCAACAAAGTGAAGCAGCTACAGAACAAGCTGCTACCACGGAGCTATATTAGTTGACTTTCATTCGCAACCCCCTCCTTACAAATCCATACATCACCCACATCAAAATCACAAGCCCAATCGCGATATATACGAGGGAGATTTCGTAGTTCATTGTTGCCCTACTGAATCCGGTTAGAAAAGTCATGCCCACAAGAGTTGCTGTTATCATTTTTAGCAGAAAAGGCATCTCCTCATGGATTTTGTTCAGAATTTTTTGCATATGAATTTAGCCAAGCCCGAGCAAATCCGCTAGAACGAATTTGGTAATGGCATAGGCGGAAAAGATTATTATTAAGCCGACCGTTGCATAAAAGAAAGTCAGCTTTCCCCTCTGGACCATCTCCGCGTTTCCTCCTGAAAGCATCCAGGTATAACCACCGTATACAAAAACGGCCAAGGCGATTGAGCCGACTACGCCCAGCGCGCCTCTAATGATTACGCCGATAAGTTTTTGCGGGGAGTCTACATTGAGGGGGTTGTCGAGGCAAACTGCGTCAGTTGGACATTTGTCTCCAACTGCTTTAACTTCAGGCACATTAAAAAGGATGGCAGAGAATAAAATGATACATAGTGCTATTTTCCTCATATTTTCAAAAAATTAGTTTACATAATTATTATACAGGATTTAATTTTTTCTGGCAAAAAAGGCCTGTTCTCATGAGAACAGGCCTGCATCTTAAAAATTACCTCCTTACCTTAAAAGTTATTTTCTGATCTTTATCCACCCTGATTTTGAATTGCCTTGCACAGGAGGGCAATTCAGAGAGCGTCCAGGCATCAAAGACATTGCCGTCCGGACACACGATCTGGAATTTGTCGTCAGGCGGAGAGCTTACATCCCGATACACACCAGAGGGTACATCAATCCATGATGGTGTCTGCTCTCCGGCCTTTACGAATAAAGTGTAGGTGCCAGGCTGAAAAAGAACTTTATCAGGTACCTCCGCTTCAACTACGGTGCTACCGAGGTAGTCTATTGCAAAAGCCCTGTGGTGTTCAGTTACTTCTTCCTTCCCCGGCTTTGTTGCCAGTTCCTTGGCCTTGCTTAGATGGTAACGGCCAAGGGCCTCTCGGTTGAGCGCATACTCATCCTCATAGGTGTTATCGTATCTTGCTGCCATGCCGAGCAGGTCCACCTTGGTTTCCTCGGTCTCGGCAGCCTTGCTTGAAGAATGATAAAGCTCACCTATTGACTTGCTTAACTCCTGGTCGTATGACACTGCAAGAGACAGTAGATCGTCTCTTCCATAGCGCTTGCCGGTTTCAAAGAGGAGTAAGGCTATTTCCTTCCTCAGGCTGGGTTCATAGTTTATTGCTCTCCTGAAGAGCTCATTAGCCTCAGCCAGCTTGCCAGCACTCAGAAGAGACTTTCCGGCATCTTTATACACATCGCCTATTTTATAGCCATACTTCGGGTCGAGCTTTACCGCGCTTGCAAACCTTTCATCAGCCTGACTGAAATTGCCCCTCTGAACAAGGCAGACTCCGAGAAGGTAATGTGCCTCTGGATTTGCAGGATTTGCCGTGGCCTGGTTCGTCTCATCGCCATATATCTCCTTTTCAAGAAGCGCTATGGCCTGAGGGTACATCCCAGCCTGCATGAACTCCTTTGCCTTGCTGACATTGCCTGCATAGCTCTCCGTTGCGAAAAGTAGCGCACAGAGCAGAAAAACCGCAATCACTATCCTGTTCATAGCTAACCTCCTTAATTAAGAAATCTATGTTCTGTTAAAGGACAGAAATTACTTGTCCTCATCCGATAACGGCATCTCGTAGATAGGGATTTCATTTGCTCTGGATTGGTTTATGGAAAGCTCAAAGCCCTTAATGGGCTCTCCGAAACAGCGCGGCGAAGGTAGGGTGAATCCGACCTTGTCAAAAAGAAGCGAAACGGACTTAATATTCTCTTTGTCTACTGAAAACCAGTCTGTATTCTTTACATGTTCACCTCGTTTAATCGCGGCTGCTATGGAAAGCGTTTCGGCAAAGCATCCGAAGGTAACACCCC
Above is a window of Deltaproteobacteria bacterium DNA encoding:
- a CDS encoding DNA cytosine methyltransferase; the protein is MKAVDFFCGAGGLTKGLRLAGINVLVGIDQEERCRETYNFNNKPSKFVCSDIKKVNIDELTTQAEELCTEPNELLFAGCAPCQPFSPQRKSKEYRSDTTILGEFGRLIELFLPGQILMENVPGISRVKGFSTFKRFLKLLDRNGYSIAWDILNAKDYGIPQNRNRLVLIAMRGISATLPEKTHGPGLLKYITVKDAIAKFPRIKAGKCDANIPNHEAALLSEINLERLRHTPRNGGSRNSWPEKLILTCHKKGYNGHTDVYGRMSWNKPAPTLTGKCNSISNGRYGHPSQNRAITLREAAALQTFPDDYVFFGQKGNIAQQIGNAVPVVLGKILGDHIVKLRANSKTQKHSAVQQSEAATEQAATTELY
- a CDS encoding pilin, producing MRKIALCIILFSAILFNVPEVKAVGDKCPTDAVCLDNPLNVDSPQKLIGVIIRGALGVVGSIALAVFVYGGYTWMLSGGNAEMVQRGKLTFFYATVGLIIIFSAYAITKFVLADLLGLG
- a CDS encoding tetratricopeptide repeat protein; translation: MNRIVIAVFLLCALLFATESYAGNVSKAKEFMQAGMYPQAIALLEKEIYGDETNQATANPANPEAHYLLGVCLVQRGNFSQADERFASAVKLDPKYGYKIGDVYKDAGKSLLSAGKLAEANELFRRAINYEPSLRKEIALLLFETGKRYGRDDLLSLAVSYDQELSKSIGELYHSSSKAAETEETKVDLLGMAARYDNTYEDEYALNREALGRYHLSKAKELATKPGKEEVTEHHRAFAIDYLGSTVVEAEVPDKVLFQPGTYTLFVKAGEQTPSWIDVPSGVYRDVSSPPDDKFQIVCPDGNVFDAWTLSELPSCARQFKIRVDKDQKITFKVRR